A region of Rhodoferax potami DNA encodes the following proteins:
- the rpe gene encoding ribulose-phosphate 3-epimerase, giving the protein MTFRIAPSILSADFARLGQEVTDVIAAGADWIHFDVMDNHYVPNLTFGPMICSALKPHAKTAAGVAVPIDVHLMISPVDALAASFAEAGADYISFHPDASGHVHRSVQAIKSKGVKAGLVFNPAEPLDVLDWVIDDIDLILIMSVNPGFGGQSFIDSALRKIEAVRKRIDASGKDIRLEVDGGIKTDNIRRVADAGADTFVAGSAIFGKPDYKSVVDAMRLALAA; this is encoded by the coding sequence ATGACCTTTCGCATTGCTCCCTCCATCCTCTCCGCCGACTTTGCCCGTTTGGGTCAAGAAGTGACTGACGTTATCGCGGCAGGTGCGGACTGGATTCACTTTGATGTGATGGACAACCACTATGTGCCGAACCTGACCTTCGGCCCCATGATTTGCAGTGCACTCAAGCCCCATGCCAAAACAGCGGCCGGCGTGGCAGTGCCGATTGATGTGCATTTGATGATTTCCCCGGTGGATGCGCTGGCGGCGAGCTTTGCCGAGGCCGGTGCGGACTACATCAGCTTTCACCCCGATGCCTCCGGCCATGTGCACCGCAGCGTGCAGGCGATCAAGAGCAAGGGCGTAAAAGCCGGTTTGGTGTTCAACCCCGCCGAGCCTTTGGATGTGCTGGACTGGGTGATCGACGACATCGACCTGATTCTCATCATGAGCGTGAACCCCGGCTTTGGTGGGCAGAGCTTTATTGACTCGGCCTTGCGCAAGATCGAGGCAGTGCGCAAGCGCATCGACGCAAGCGGTAAAGACATCCGCCTTGAGGTGGACGGTGGTATCAAGACCGACAACATCCGCCGCGTAGCCGATGCTGGTGCAGACACCTTTGTGGCTGGCAGTGCTATTTTCGGCAAGCCGGACTACAAGTCGGTCGTCGATGCCATGCGCCTGGCGCTGGCGGCTTGA
- the apaG gene encoding Co2+/Mg2+ efflux protein ApaG, protein MAKYAFMVEVSPQYLADQSAPNEDLYVFAYTVTITNVGEVTAQLISRTWNVNDATGHTERVKGLGVVGQQPLLKPGQAFEYTSGTRLRTPTGTMHGSFFCVAEDGEKFDTDIPMFVLDALSDAGGSRTLH, encoded by the coding sequence ATGGCCAAATATGCTTTTATGGTGGAAGTCAGCCCCCAATACTTGGCGGACCAATCCGCACCGAACGAGGACCTCTACGTCTTCGCCTATACCGTCACGATCACCAATGTCGGCGAGGTGACAGCCCAATTGATCTCCCGCACCTGGAACGTCAACGACGCGACCGGCCATACCGAGCGCGTCAAAGGGCTGGGGGTGGTGGGGCAGCAACCCCTGCTCAAGCCCGGCCAGGCCTTCGAGTACACCAGCGGCACCCGTTTGCGCACCCCCACCGGCACCATGCACGGCAGCTTTTTCTGTGTGGCCGAGGATGGTGAGAAGTTTGATACCGATATCCCGATGTTCGTTCTGGACGCCCTGAGCGACGCCGGCGGCTCGCGCACCTTGCATTGA
- a CDS encoding site-specific recombinase: MAQDDLSTLLEQLEHPTTGVDRHIWLIRLITWVRGAEDAPEAPVARVTLLLDVLAARPHTTSLLRSWWAELLGTVDGSTLLSDYGFGSRNAFMSELMERLNRKLLPATPETQDASELFALVLNDPRDARWIAALPAEALTRLATLLSLSVPPPGPVGALRPVSVWQHTLLNALTFCVSQIRATGFSQEMRLRMSSPVRDGSPFHTLAADLDKVIDTWLGGANTGAAAQHFRTQLDACRQAAATVYSHLDAHGISVDLVFRLRQLRERVLRVRALLDCLLDDTDHTSTARLLSHLASVGQEQRSVGALIASNSSLLAAKVAERSSETGEHYITRNRAEYRAMLGNAAGGGALTALTTAMKFGIMALGLSAFWYGFWSGVMYAASFVLIQMLHFTLATKQPAMTAPAMAAKLKDISDSQALQAFVDEVTHLVRSQMAAILGNVVLVFPVTVLLSAAMVLTTGAPMLTPEKADYVLHSLTLLGPSLLFAAFTGVLLFSSSIVAGWVENWFVLHRLDSAIRYNPRITAWLGALRADRWAQFMRHNISGLAANISLGMMLGLVPAILAFLGPALDVRHVTLSAGQLGAACAALGWEVVRSPALWWAAASIPLIGLLNVGVSFYLAFRVALQAHNISGVDRSRIRSAIWQRLRVAPMSFLWPAKE, translated from the coding sequence ATGGCCCAAGACGACCTCTCGACCCTGCTGGAACAACTGGAACACCCCACCACCGGGGTGGATCGCCATATTTGGCTGATCCGCTTGATCACCTGGGTGCGCGGAGCCGAAGACGCGCCGGAAGCACCCGTTGCACGCGTGACGCTGCTACTGGATGTGCTGGCCGCGCGCCCCCACACCACCAGCCTGCTGCGCAGCTGGTGGGCCGAACTGCTGGGTACTGTCGACGGCAGCACCTTGCTCTCGGACTACGGCTTCGGGTCCCGCAACGCCTTCATGAGCGAGCTCATGGAGCGCCTGAACCGCAAGCTCTTACCGGCCACGCCGGAAACCCAAGATGCCTCCGAATTGTTTGCGCTGGTGCTCAACGACCCGCGGGATGCGCGCTGGATCGCTGCACTCCCGGCAGAAGCCCTGACACGGCTGGCAACCCTGCTCTCTTTGTCGGTGCCGCCCCCCGGGCCTGTGGGTGCTTTGCGGCCAGTCAGCGTCTGGCAACACACCTTGCTCAATGCATTGACGTTTTGTGTCAGCCAGATTCGGGCCACAGGCTTCTCCCAGGAAATGCGGCTGCGCATGAGCAGCCCGGTGCGGGATGGCAGCCCGTTCCACACCCTTGCCGCCGACCTCGACAAGGTCATCGACACCTGGCTGGGCGGCGCCAACACCGGGGCTGCCGCGCAGCACTTCCGCACCCAGCTGGATGCCTGCCGGCAGGCCGCTGCCACGGTGTACTCCCACCTGGATGCGCATGGCATTTCGGTAGATCTGGTGTTCCGCCTTCGCCAGCTCCGCGAGCGGGTCTTGCGGGTGCGCGCTTTGCTGGACTGCCTGCTCGACGACACCGACCACACCAGCACCGCCAGGCTGCTCTCGCACCTGGCCAGCGTCGGACAAGAGCAACGCAGCGTGGGCGCCTTGATTGCCTCCAACTCCTCGCTGCTGGCGGCCAAGGTGGCAGAGCGCAGCTCTGAGACCGGCGAACACTACATCACCCGCAACCGCGCGGAATACCGGGCCATGCTCGGCAACGCGGCTGGCGGCGGGGCCTTGACGGCCCTGACCACCGCCATGAAGTTCGGCATCATGGCGCTGGGGCTGTCTGCGTTCTGGTACGGGTTCTGGTCGGGCGTGATGTATGCCGCCAGCTTTGTGCTGATCCAGATGCTGCACTTCACGCTGGCCACCAAGCAGCCTGCGATGACGGCCCCTGCCATGGCCGCCAAATTGAAAGACATTTCAGACTCGCAAGCGCTGCAGGCCTTTGTGGACGAGGTCACCCACCTGGTGCGCTCGCAGATGGCGGCCATATTGGGCAACGTGGTCTTGGTGTTTCCGGTCACGGTGCTGCTGTCCGCCGCCATGGTGTTGACCACCGGCGCGCCCATGCTCACCCCCGAAAAAGCGGATTACGTGCTGCACTCGCTTACGCTGCTCGGGCCCTCGTTGCTGTTTGCAGCGTTCACCGGCGTGTTGCTTTTCTCGAGCAGCATTGTGGCGGGCTGGGTCGAAAACTGGTTTGTGCTGCACCGCCTGGACTCCGCCATCCGCTACAACCCCCGCATCACCGCGTGGCTGGGTGCGCTGCGGGCCGATCGCTGGGCCCAGTTCATGCGGCACAACATCTCGGGCTTGGCGGCCAACATCTCGCTGGGCATGATGCTCGGCTTGGTCCCCGCCATCCTGGCATTCCTGGGCCCTGCCCTCGATGTGCGCCACGTCACGCTGTCAGCCGGTCAATTGGGCGCGGCCTGCGCGGCGCTGGGCTGGGAGGTGGTGCGCAGCCCGGCCCTGTGGTGGGCGGCAGCCAGCATCCCGCTGATCGGCCTGCTGAACGTGGGCGTGAGCTTTTACCTCGCATTCAGGGTGGCTCTGCAGGCTCACAACATCTCGGGGGTAGACCGCTCCCGCATCCGGTCGGCCATCTGGCAACGTCTGCGCGTAGCCCCGATGAGCTTTTTGTGGCCCGCCAAAGAATGA
- the thiL gene encoding thiamine-phosphate kinase, producing the protein MSSLGEFELIAQYFARAHRPLPTQVVLGIGDDCALLQPTPGMQWAISSDMLVSGRHFFADVDPRTLGHKALAVNLSDLAACGATPVGFTLALSLPEANAQWLHDFSQGLFALADAHSCPLVGGDTTQGPLNICITVFGEIPPGQALLRSGAQAGDDIWVSGTLGDAALALHCLWGRDALPAPDLARARQRLEQPSPRVALGQALRGVAHAAADVSDGLLGDLGHILKASKVGADLMAADAMNLIASSAYSTSANGLFDPQSNRTAAVLEYVLSGGDDYELVFTAAPAEREAIAAAGTKSNTRVTRVGTVTSAPGVRVLWPDGSQALGKWASFDHFKAVATPGS; encoded by the coding sequence ATGAGTTCCCTTGGTGAGTTTGAGCTGATCGCGCAGTACTTTGCGCGCGCCCACCGGCCTCTGCCCACCCAGGTGGTGCTGGGCATTGGCGACGACTGCGCCTTGCTACAACCCACCCCCGGCATGCAATGGGCCATCAGCAGCGACATGCTGGTCAGCGGGCGCCACTTTTTTGCCGATGTGGATCCGCGCACCTTGGGCCACAAGGCACTGGCCGTGAACCTGAGCGATCTGGCCGCCTGCGGCGCTACGCCCGTGGGCTTTACCTTGGCGCTGAGCCTTCCGGAAGCCAATGCCCAATGGCTGCATGACTTTTCGCAAGGGCTGTTTGCGTTGGCCGATGCCCATAGCTGCCCCTTGGTAGGTGGCGATACTACCCAAGGCCCGCTCAACATCTGCATCACCGTGTTTGGCGAAATACCGCCCGGCCAAGCGCTGCTGCGTAGCGGAGCGCAAGCGGGCGACGACATCTGGGTCAGCGGCACGCTGGGCGACGCGGCCTTGGCGCTGCATTGCCTCTGGGGCCGCGATGCACTGCCGGCGCCCGACTTGGCACGAGCCCGCCAGCGCCTGGAGCAACCCAGCCCCCGGGTCGCCCTGGGCCAAGCCTTGCGCGGTGTCGCCCACGCCGCGGCCGATGTCAGCGACGGCTTGTTGGGCGACCTGGGCCACATTCTCAAAGCCAGCAAGGTTGGCGCTGATTTGATGGCCGCCGACGCTATGAATTTAATAGCTAGCAGCGCATATTCCACGAGCGCTAACGGCCTATTTGACCCTCAATCGAATCGTACTGCTGCAGTGCTCGAATATGTGCTGAGCGGCGGCGACGACTACGAACTCGTGTTTACCGCAGCCCCGGCGGAGCGCGAGGCCATTGCCGCTGCAGGCACGAAGAGCAACACCCGGGTCACCCGTGTTGGCACAGTGACCTCAGCACCTGGCGTGCGGGTACTGTGGCCGGACGGCAGCCAGGCACTTGGCAAGTGGGCCAGCTTTGACCATTTCAAAGCGGTAGCCACACCGGGGTCCTAA
- a CDS encoding EAL domain-containing protein, with the protein MEDLWKTAEKENCLQELELTCLEAVMEQWSSQIGKGKLFVNFSAQSLVQLQQSQGTASLLQLMHKHRINPKHVGLDVSGYTRVHKLDALLDALSPLRTAGVTVALDNFSASEKSMNAWSVLLPNMVKMAPRWTHNIATESEQSRMVRSLVRIARTQNALLVAKSVETGEELLTMKALEVDIAQGFFLGSPSLEPARSLNLRARDALGSGENLSPPTTSAMPMTSAEDIPPELAHRYSLLN; encoded by the coding sequence TTGGAAGATCTCTGGAAGACCGCTGAGAAAGAGAACTGTCTCCAAGAGTTGGAGCTCACCTGCCTGGAAGCGGTGATGGAGCAATGGTCCTCGCAGATCGGCAAAGGCAAGCTGTTTGTGAATTTCAGCGCCCAGTCTTTGGTGCAGCTTCAGCAGTCGCAGGGCACCGCGAGTTTGTTGCAGCTGATGCACAAACACCGGATCAACCCCAAGCATGTCGGTTTGGATGTGTCCGGCTACACCCGTGTGCACAAGCTTGACGCCTTGCTCGACGCCTTGTCCCCCTTGCGGACGGCCGGTGTCACGGTGGCGCTCGATAACTTCAGTGCCTCCGAAAAAAGCATGAACGCCTGGAGTGTTTTGCTCCCGAACATGGTGAAGATGGCGCCCCGGTGGACCCACAACATCGCCACCGAATCAGAACAAAGCCGGATGGTGCGCAGCCTGGTGCGGATTGCCCGCACGCAAAACGCCTTGCTGGTGGCCAAGTCGGTGGAAACTGGGGAGGAACTGCTGACGATGAAGGCCTTGGAGGTGGATATTGCACAGGGCTTTTTCTTGGGCAGCCCTTCGTTAGAGCCTGCCCGCAGTTTGAACCTGCGGGCGCGGGACGCGCTCGGGTCCGGAGAAAACCTCAGCCCGCCCACTACCTCGGCCATGCCGATGACATCGGCGGAGGATATTCCCCCGGAGCTAGCGCATCGTTACTCGCTGTTGAACTAG
- a CDS encoding HNH endonuclease: MSRLSLTRTKIYNTVARQLHGQVPCWVCGQHVTPEDATLEHIRPQSEGGSSHLENLAISHGTCNRGRHIPQQAA, encoded by the coding sequence ATGAGCCGCCTCTCTCTCACCCGGACCAAGATCTACAACACCGTCGCCCGGCAGCTGCATGGGCAAGTGCCCTGCTGGGTTTGCGGTCAACACGTCACCCCCGAAGACGCCACGCTGGAGCACATCCGCCCCCAAAGCGAGGGCGGCAGCAGCCACCTGGAAAATTTGGCCATCAGCCATGGCACCTGTAACCGGGGACGCCACATTCCACAACAGGCCGCCTGA
- a CDS encoding DUF2177 family protein — protein MNKHLAAYAATALVLLMLDVLWIGGLAQSLYQEGIGHLMAEQPRLGVAALFYVLYPIGLLVFVVAPRGVTDDWPATLLRGALFGLVAYATYDLTNLATLKEWPAGLAMLDMAWGCVASCGAASAGRLAFQRFA, from the coding sequence ATGAACAAACACCTCGCGGCCTATGCGGCCACCGCCCTTGTGCTTTTGATGCTCGATGTGTTGTGGATCGGCGGGCTGGCCCAGTCCCTCTACCAAGAGGGCATCGGCCACCTGATGGCGGAGCAACCCCGGCTTGGCGTGGCTGCATTGTTTTATGTGCTGTATCCCATAGGTTTGCTGGTGTTTGTTGTAGCCCCCCGGGGGGTGACTGACGACTGGCCCGCCACTTTGTTGCGCGGCGCGCTGTTCGGACTCGTGGCCTATGCCACTTATGACCTGACCAACCTGGCCACGCTCAAAGAGTGGCCGGCAGGGCTGGCGATGCTGGACATGGCATGGGGATGTGTGGCGAGCTGCGGAGCTGCTTCCGCGGGAAGACTGGCATTTCAGCGCTTTGCATAA
- a CDS encoding PilZ domain-containing protein — MAVSEQRVHTRATYFRIGTGTQTASYFVFRDANKPDAIAALILDISEGGVQILSQAGSYLTGKSFRLDLHVASADGFEVVDGGEVQWVWSQPDGIYTRSGFVSRAEGHSLATLLQGLPVQNEQVIRCALYPVGHMAMA, encoded by the coding sequence ATGGCAGTGTCTGAACAACGCGTCCACACCCGCGCCACCTATTTCCGGATAGGTACCGGGACGCAGACAGCGTCTTACTTTGTATTCCGCGATGCGAACAAGCCCGACGCGATTGCCGCGCTGATATTGGACATCAGCGAAGGAGGGGTGCAAATCCTGTCGCAAGCGGGCTCCTACCTCACCGGCAAATCATTCCGTCTGGATTTGCATGTGGCCAGTGCGGACGGGTTCGAGGTGGTGGATGGCGGCGAAGTCCAGTGGGTCTGGTCGCAGCCCGACGGCATTTACACCCGCAGCGGCTTTGTGTCGCGCGCCGAGGGCCACAGCTTGGCCACCCTGCTGCAAGGCCTGCCGGTGCAGAACGAGCAGGTGATCCGCTGCGCGCTCTATCCCGTGGGTCACATGGCGATGGCCTGA
- a CDS encoding LysR substrate-binding domain-containing protein, producing the protein MASARAAWVCPQYLIANSASPSLNRWNRAEGTTTEALTVLNLVRYGVGIARLNDLMAAPLVRSGELVPLLQTHFGGGRVPIFAVMLQKRHRLPKVRTCLDYRAEWIAGMS; encoded by the coding sequence TTGGCAAGTGCGCGGGCGGCTTGGGTCTGCCCGCAATACCTGATTGCTAATAGCGCCAGCCCCTCCCTGAACCGCTGGAATCGCGCCGAGGGCACCACCACCGAGGCGCTGACGGTGCTCAACCTAGTGCGCTATGGGGTAGGCATCGCCCGCCTGAATGACCTGATGGCAGCACCCTTGGTACGCTCTGGCGAACTGGTGCCCTTGCTGCAAACGCATTTCGGCGGTGGCCGCGTCCCCATCTTTGCTGTGATGCTGCAGAAGCGGCACCGCTTGCCAAAAGTCCGCACTTGTCTGGATTACCGGGCGGAATGGATTGCCGGCATGTCCTGA
- a CDS encoding phosphatidylglycerophosphatase A family protein: protein MSEPVTLIPLDTQTGEPLYPPRPRKPAGPTAQFMFSHPAHVIALGLGSGLSRIAPGTSGTLWAWVAFIALSQWLGEFGWGVLIALSIPVGWWASTVTARNMGVLDPGNIVIDEIVAFWLVLWLVTPTSLVGQALAFGLFRYFDAAKPGPVGWADRLFHGLQADTDRFAWTKAGWGIMLDDLVAAGCTLMVIAIWRFA from the coding sequence ATGAGCGAACCTGTCACCCTGATTCCCCTCGATACCCAGACCGGCGAACCCCTGTACCCACCCCGCCCGCGCAAACCGGCCGGGCCTACCGCCCAATTCATGTTCTCCCACCCGGCGCATGTGATTGCGCTGGGCTTGGGCTCCGGCCTGTCGCGGATTGCACCCGGCACCTCCGGCACCTTGTGGGCCTGGGTGGCGTTCATTGCGCTGTCGCAGTGGCTGGGGGAGTTCGGCTGGGGCGTGTTGATTGCCCTGAGCATTCCGGTGGGCTGGTGGGCCAGCACTGTCACCGCACGCAACATGGGCGTGCTGGACCCGGGCAACATCGTGATCGACGAGATCGTGGCGTTCTGGCTGGTGCTTTGGCTGGTCACGCCCACCTCGCTGGTGGGGCAGGCACTGGCCTTCGGCCTGTTCCGCTACTTTGACGCGGCCAAACCCGGACCGGTGGGCTGGGCCGACCGGCTCTTCCATGGCCTGCAGGCCGACACCGACCGTTTTGCTTGGACCAAGGCCGGCTGGGGCATCATGCTCGACGACCTGGTGGCAGCCGGCTGCACGCTGATGGTGATTGCCATCTGGAGGTTTGCGTGA
- a CDS encoding CinA family protein — MLKRQWMLATAESCTGGMIAAACTELAGSSAWFERGFVTYSNEAKSDMLGVPAELIATHGAVSEPVARAMASGALQHSRGQVALSVTGIAGPSGGSPDKPVGTVWFGWATPDGVWSDMQRFDGDRAAVRTATLRHSLTRLVELLTPAT, encoded by the coding sequence ATGCTGAAACGCCAATGGATGCTGGCTACTGCCGAGAGCTGCACCGGCGGCATGATTGCAGCTGCCTGCACTGAGCTGGCGGGGTCGAGTGCCTGGTTTGAGCGCGGCTTTGTGACCTATTCCAACGAAGCCAAGTCCGACATGCTGGGCGTGCCGGCTGAACTGATTGCCACCCACGGTGCGGTGAGCGAGCCGGTGGCACGGGCCATGGCCAGTGGCGCCTTGCAACACTCCAGGGGCCAAGTGGCCCTGTCGGTGACCGGCATAGCCGGACCGAGTGGCGGCAGCCCTGACAAGCCGGTGGGCACGGTCTGGTTCGGCTGGGCCACACCCGATGGTGTGTGGAGCGACATGCAGCGCTTTGATGGCGACCGCGCCGCAGTCCGCACCGCGACCCTGCGCCACAGCCTCACGCGGCTGGTGGAGCTGCTCACACCTGCGACCTGA
- a CDS encoding substrate-binding periplasmic protein — MTSMGFTSFQLQAFRSSIGAALLSLACACAPAAAEVLRLATGQFAPYATQERPDQGIALDIVRRAFALEGFEVEYTFKPWTRTLEESRAGLWDATAYWGRNPERDKGFLISDNVLTEQWVLVYRQAAFKEAPFDWKGLIDLKGLRIGVVQSYTYTPEFLALLKAGTLNTVTAPDDLASLRLLIGGRLDVVPMERNVACYLMQHHFMDSEVQDLRAHPRLFAPNFTTHVMFSDKLPDSAARLQAFNRGLRALKRTPAYTEKLNWPGCRLNAIAPAPERTPAKPKR; from the coding sequence ATGACATCGATGGGCTTCACCAGTTTTCAACTGCAAGCTTTTCGCTCCAGCATCGGGGCCGCGCTGCTGTCGCTGGCGTGCGCGTGCGCGCCGGCTGCCGCCGAGGTGCTTCGGCTTGCGACCGGCCAGTTTGCGCCCTATGCCACCCAGGAGCGGCCTGACCAGGGTATTGCACTGGACATTGTCCGGCGCGCCTTCGCCTTGGAGGGGTTTGAGGTGGAGTACACCTTCAAGCCCTGGACCCGCACCCTCGAAGAGTCGCGCGCCGGCTTGTGGGATGCCACGGCCTATTGGGGTCGCAACCCTGAGCGGGACAAAGGTTTTCTGATCAGTGACAACGTGCTGACCGAGCAATGGGTGCTGGTGTACCGCCAGGCCGCTTTCAAGGAAGCTCCGTTCGACTGGAAGGGGCTTATTGACCTGAAGGGCCTGCGCATTGGGGTGGTGCAGTCTTACACCTACACCCCGGAGTTCCTGGCTCTGCTGAAGGCGGGCACTTTGAACACGGTCACCGCGCCAGATGACCTGGCGAGCCTGCGCTTGTTGATTGGCGGGCGTTTGGATGTGGTGCCTATGGAGCGCAACGTGGCGTGCTACCTGATGCAGCACCATTTCATGGACAGCGAGGTGCAAGACCTGCGGGCGCACCCGCGACTCTTTGCCCCTAACTTCACCACCCATGTGATGTTCAGCGACAAACTGCCCGACAGTGCGGCCCGCTTGCAGGCCTTCAACCGCGGCTTGCGGGCACTGAAGCGCACGCCCGCTTACACAGAAAAGCTCAATTGGCCGGGCTGCCGCTTGAATGCCATAGCCCCGGCGCCAGAGCGCACGCCCGCCAAGCCCAAACGTTAA
- a CDS encoding alpha/beta fold hydrolase — MSWFDGFEQRDFEVHGVRIHARVPQDAQGDRPALLLLHGFPQTHVLWHRVAQQLAQDFYLVMPDLRGYGDSSKPTGLTDHSNYSKRALAADVVAVMDALGIARFGICGHDRGGRVAHRLAVDHPERVQGLCVIDIAPTLDMYAATDFAYASAYYHWFHLIQPTPLPETMILGAPLPYLHTKLGGWGGTGTAFIEPQAMAEYERCFLLPGTVHSMCEDYRASAGIDLEHDRASRALPNGAGRIACNTLVLWGERGVVNRLFDPLALWQAQCAATVTGAAMSAGHFIPEELPELTARYLKEFFHG, encoded by the coding sequence ATGTCCTGGTTTGATGGTTTCGAGCAACGCGATTTCGAGGTCCACGGAGTGCGCATCCACGCCCGGGTACCCCAGGACGCGCAGGGGGACAGGCCCGCGCTTTTGCTCTTGCATGGCTTCCCGCAAACCCATGTGCTGTGGCACCGGGTGGCACAGCAGCTGGCCCAGGACTTCTACCTGGTCATGCCGGATTTGCGCGGCTACGGTGACTCCAGCAAACCCACCGGCCTTACGGACCACAGCAACTACAGCAAACGCGCACTGGCCGCCGATGTGGTGGCCGTGATGGATGCGCTGGGCATCGCCCGCTTCGGCATCTGCGGGCATGACCGGGGCGGGCGCGTCGCCCACCGGCTCGCAGTGGACCACCCGGAACGGGTGCAAGGCCTGTGCGTGATCGACATCGCCCCCACGCTAGACATGTACGCCGCCACCGACTTTGCCTATGCCAGTGCGTATTACCACTGGTTCCACCTGATTCAGCCCACACCTTTGCCCGAGACCATGATCCTGGGCGCGCCCCTGCCCTATCTGCACACCAAGCTGGGCGGCTGGGGCGGCACCGGCACCGCCTTCATTGAGCCGCAGGCCATGGCGGAATACGAGCGCTGTTTTTTGCTGCCGGGCACGGTGCACAGCATGTGCGAGGACTACCGGGCCAGCGCAGGCATAGACCTCGAACACGACCGCGCCAGCCGGGCACTGCCGAACGGAGCCGGGCGCATTGCCTGCAACACCCTCGTGTTGTGGGGCGAGCGGGGCGTGGTGAACCGCCTGTTTGATCCGCTGGCACTGTGGCAGGCCCAATGTGCAGCGACAGTCACCGGCGCAGCCATGTCCGCAGGCCACTTCATCCCCGAAGAGCTTCCCGAGCTCACTGCGCGCTATTTGAAGGAGTTCTTCCATGGGTGA
- a CDS encoding SDR family NAD(P)-dependent oxidoreductase, with amino-acid sequence MGEGTGITHLPHGGSAIVIGAGGGIGAALLRSLEASGQFETVWGLGRHTTPALDLLDEDSIRTSAQAIQAAGLPVRLVLDATGFLHNDTWSPEKSWQQLDPAHMAHSFAINAIGPALLMKHFLPLLTREGKTAFVTLSAKVGSIGDNRLGGWYSYRASKAALNQLVHTAAIELKRRHPHAVCVALHPGTVDTGLSTPFAKTGLDVRTPDAAAERLLAVIHHLQPEQSGGFINHDGTELPW; translated from the coding sequence ATGGGTGAGGGCACCGGAATCACCCATTTGCCCCATGGTGGCAGCGCCATCGTCATTGGCGCCGGCGGCGGTATCGGCGCTGCGCTGTTGCGCAGCCTGGAAGCTTCTGGCCAGTTTGAAACAGTCTGGGGCTTGGGGCGCCACACGACGCCAGCGTTGGACCTGCTGGATGAAGACAGCATCCGGACATCGGCACAGGCTATTCAAGCCGCCGGTCTACCCGTTCGGCTGGTGCTGGATGCGACCGGTTTTCTGCACAACGACACCTGGAGCCCGGAGAAAAGCTGGCAACAGCTCGACCCCGCGCACATGGCGCACAGTTTCGCCATCAATGCCATCGGGCCGGCGCTGCTCATGAAGCACTTTTTGCCGCTGTTGACCCGCGAAGGGAAAACGGCTTTCGTCACCTTATCAGCCAAGGTGGGCAGCATCGGCGATAACCGGCTGGGCGGGTGGTACAGCTACCGCGCGAGCAAAGCGGCACTAAACCAACTGGTGCACACCGCAGCCATTGAGTTAAAGCGCCGCCACCCGCATGCGGTGTGTGTCGCCCTGCACCCAGGCACGGTAGACACCGGCCTGTCCACCCCGTTTGCAAAAACCGGACTGGATGTGCGCACACCAGACGCCGCCGCCGAACGCCTGCTGGCAGTGATCCACCACCTGCAGCCGGAGCAGAGCGGCGGATTCATCAATCACGATGGCACAGAGTTGCCGTGGTGA